A section of the Methanosarcina mazei S-6 genome encodes:
- the ade gene encoding adenine deaminase: MKKYMGIIVDAISRRQFKGEITVENGKIIRVEEKEHDNEQYILPGLVDAHVHIESSMTVPSVFARMAVAKGTVAVVSDPHEIANVMGEEGIEFMLEDSKKSPLKVYFGVPSCVPATPFESSGAVLDINAVDRLLAKDDLHYLSEMMNFPGVILEFPDVMAKLESARKHGKVIDGHAPGLRGADLQKYIGAGISTDHECFEYEEAREKIELGMKILIREGSSARNFETLYPLIDEYPDHVMLCTDDSHPDTLIYEGHIDKLIRRGQEKGLDIYNLIRTAVFNPVEHYGLNVGLLREGDPADFIIVDNLKSFNILSTFIDGECVYENGKVLFPLEKVPAKNVFNRNKISIDDVKLVPPAGAIQEQTTEKGIKKIRVIVANDGELVTGQELIVPKIENGNLVSDPERDILKMVVLSRYSDDPVRIGFIKNIGLEKGAIASSIAHDSHNIIAVGATDEDIVETVNRLIKNKGGIAVGTAENLLDLPLEVAGLMSTLEGEEVASRYHLLNEEARKLGTSLESPFMTLAFMSLLVIPELKLGDKGLFDVTKFEFVDLFADE, translated from the coding sequence ATGAAAAAGTACATGGGGATTATTGTTGACGCTATTTCCAGACGGCAGTTCAAAGGCGAAATTACCGTTGAAAACGGAAAGATCATTCGTGTAGAAGAAAAGGAACACGATAATGAGCAGTACATCCTGCCAGGGCTCGTGGATGCCCATGTGCACATCGAAAGCTCCATGACCGTACCTTCGGTTTTCGCCCGGATGGCTGTTGCAAAGGGCACGGTTGCAGTTGTCAGTGATCCCCACGAAATTGCAAACGTTATGGGGGAAGAGGGAATTGAGTTTATGCTTGAGGATTCAAAAAAATCCCCCCTGAAAGTCTATTTTGGAGTGCCTTCGTGTGTACCTGCTACACCTTTCGAATCATCGGGGGCTGTTCTGGACATAAATGCTGTTGACCGCCTGCTGGCAAAGGATGACCTGCATTACCTTTCCGAGATGATGAATTTCCCGGGTGTGATTTTGGAATTCCCGGATGTGATGGCAAAACTGGAGTCTGCCAGAAAACACGGTAAAGTTATAGACGGACACGCGCCCGGTTTAAGGGGAGCTGACCTGCAGAAATACATAGGGGCAGGGATTTCAACAGATCATGAATGTTTTGAATATGAAGAAGCTCGCGAGAAAATAGAGCTCGGGATGAAAATCCTTATCCGGGAAGGTAGTTCAGCCAGGAATTTCGAAACCCTGTATCCACTGATAGACGAATATCCGGATCATGTCATGCTATGCACAGATGATTCCCACCCTGATACCCTGATATACGAAGGACATATTGATAAGCTGATCCGGCGCGGGCAGGAAAAGGGGCTTGATATCTATAACCTCATCAGGACAGCTGTTTTCAACCCTGTAGAGCACTACGGGCTTAATGTAGGGCTGCTGCGCGAAGGAGACCCTGCGGATTTCATCATTGTGGATAACCTGAAGTCTTTCAATATTCTGAGTACATTTATAGACGGGGAATGCGTTTACGAGAACGGGAAGGTTCTTTTCCCTCTGGAAAAAGTTCCTGCTAAAAATGTATTTAACAGGAATAAAATTTCAATTGACGATGTAAAACTCGTACCCCCTGCAGGAGCAATTCAGGAGCAAACAACAGAAAAGGGGATTAAAAAAATCAGGGTAATAGTTGCAAATGACGGAGAACTGGTTACAGGCCAGGAACTTATTGTGCCAAAAATTGAAAACGGCAATCTTGTTTCGGACCCTGAAAGAGATATTTTGAAGATGGTTGTCCTGAGCAGGTATTCTGATGACCCTGTCCGTATCGGGTTCATAAAGAATATAGGCCTGGAAAAAGGCGCCATTGCAAGCAGCATTGCCCACGACAGCCATAATATCATTGCAGTGGGTGCCACAGACGAGGACATAGTTGAAACTGTTAACAGGCTGATAAAAAATAAAGGAGGCATCGCTGTCGGGACAGCAGAAAACCTTCTTGACCTCCCGCTTGAGGTTGCGGGCCTTATGAGCACCCTGGAAGGAGAAGAAGTAGCGTCCCGCTACCACCTGCTAAATGAAGAAGCCCGGAAGCTGGGAACTTCCCTCGAGTCGCCTTTCATGACCCTTGCATTCATGTCCCTTCTGGTAATTCCAGAACTTAAACTGGGAGACAAAGGGCTCTTTGATGTAACTAAATTTGAGTTTGTCGATCTTTTTGCAGACGAATAA
- a CDS encoding DUF2121 domain-containing protein — protein sequence MTLVIAFIGKNGAVMAGDMREITFEGEKPDREKLEKELYSGSIVTDEEMQKKAEEFGVKITVADCKEKVSERNGVLVGEVSSAEGGVVKKRRLYASAGNFAIAELINTEMTLTSQGKGSNFIAFGNEFTKQVANKCFKDNWTKKSNLQDAVKILILCMETVARKTASVSKQFMIVQTASNADVLKVVEKDRNC from the coding sequence ATGACCCTTGTTATTGCTTTTATTGGAAAGAACGGTGCAGTCATGGCAGGAGATATGCGCGAAATTACTTTTGAAGGGGAAAAGCCCGATAGAGAGAAGCTCGAAAAAGAGCTTTACAGCGGATCAATAGTTACGGATGAGGAAATGCAAAAGAAAGCAGAGGAGTTTGGGGTCAAAATAACGGTTGCGGATTGCAAGGAGAAAGTCTCGGAAAGAAACGGTGTCCTTGTAGGGGAAGTTTCTTCGGCTGAAGGCGGAGTCGTTAAAAAAAGAAGGCTGTATGCCTCGGCAGGAAATTTCGCAATAGCCGAACTGATCAATACTGAGATGACTCTTACTTCGCAGGGGAAGGGAAGCAATTTCATAGCATTCGGAAACGAGTTTACCAAACAGGTAGCAAACAAGTGTTTTAAAGATAACTGGACTAAAAAAAGCAATCTGCAGGATGCGGTGAAGATCCTCATCCTGTGCATGGAAACTGTGGCCAGAAAAACAGCTTCTGTGAGCAAACAGTTCATGATTGTGCAGACTGCATCGAATGCTGATGTTTTGAAAGTTGTGGAAAAGGACAGAAACTGCTGA
- a CDS encoding pirin family protein, whose product MVDNLRKIRKIRKSIPTIEGAGVHLKRAFGFQHVPAFDPFLLFDEFRSEKPEEYSMGFPWHPHRGIETITYVLKGEIRHKDSLGNSGIIRSGEVQWMTAGSGIVHQEMPHGDENRALWGFQLWANLPAAHKMMKPRYREIKINRIPELFMGKGLKVRIICGEVNGVEGPVRGIVTDPEYLDVAVPPEEKFFHITVPGYTVFAYIIEGSGHFDREKGACAFEVEGGRYLDQAEDCIIDKESLVLYGDGDSVEVTAGDKGVRFLLISGKPIGEPVAWYGPVVMNTKEELRVAFEEYRQGSFTRYREKRK is encoded by the coding sequence ATGGTGGATAATCTCAGAAAAATAAGAAAAATAAGGAAGAGTATACCAACTATCGAGGGAGCGGGGGTACACCTTAAGAGAGCTTTTGGATTCCAGCATGTTCCTGCGTTTGACCCTTTTTTGTTGTTTGATGAGTTTCGTTCGGAAAAACCTGAGGAGTATAGTATGGGATTTCCCTGGCACCCTCACAGGGGGATTGAGACCATCACTTATGTCCTTAAGGGAGAAATCAGACATAAGGACAGCCTGGGAAACAGTGGAATAATTCGGTCCGGAGAAGTGCAGTGGATGACTGCCGGGAGCGGAATTGTCCATCAGGAAATGCCACATGGGGATGAAAATAGGGCTTTATGGGGCTTTCAGCTCTGGGCAAACCTTCCGGCTGCGCACAAAATGATGAAGCCTCGCTACCGGGAGATCAAAATCAACCGGATTCCCGAGCTTTTCATGGGAAAAGGGCTGAAAGTAAGAATTATTTGCGGAGAAGTAAACGGGGTTGAAGGGCCTGTACGTGGAATAGTAACCGATCCCGAATACCTGGATGTGGCAGTCCCGCCAGAAGAGAAGTTTTTCCATATAACAGTTCCTGGTTATACTGTTTTTGCATATATTATTGAGGGCAGTGGACATTTCGACAGAGAAAAAGGTGCCTGTGCTTTTGAGGTTGAAGGGGGAAGATACCTTGACCAGGCAGAGGACTGTATAATAGATAAGGAGTCCCTGGTCCTTTACGGGGATGGGGATTCTGTTGAAGTGACTGCAGGGGATAAAGGTGTAAGGTTTCTTCTTATATCTGGTAAACCCATCGGCGAACCTGTCGCCTGGTACGGGCCGGTTGTCATGAACACTAAAGAAGAGTTGAGAGTGGCCTTTGAAGAATACAGACAGGGTTCTTTTACCAGATACCGGGAGAAAAGAAAATAG
- the tnpA gene encoding IS200/IS605-like element ISMma21 family transposase, giving the protein MELHSFSHGYGQITYHIVLVPKYRYSIFYNKRIKKDCELIFSNICTKNGYKIHAMEVVDNHVHLFLEFHPSNSLSEVIQYLKGGSSYRLFKLHPDLKKQYWGGSLWSNGKFYRSVGNVTADTIKHYIKESQGKPSEESQLYRFMRSEQRKLDDF; this is encoded by the coding sequence TTGGAATTACACAGTTTTAGCCATGGCTATGGTCAGATTACCTACCACATCGTGTTGGTGCCTAAGTATCGATACAGTATATTCTACAATAAGCGAATTAAAAAAGATTGCGAGTTAATTTTCAGTAACATTTGCACTAAAAATGGCTACAAAATACATGCAATGGAAGTAGTAGACAATCATGTTCACTTGTTTCTGGAATTCCATCCAAGTAATTCTCTGTCAGAGGTAATTCAATATTTGAAAGGAGGCAGTTCTTACAGACTGTTCAAGCTCCATCCTGATCTTAAAAAACAGTATTGGGGTGGAAGTCTATGGTCAAATGGAAAGTTCTATCGATCCGTTGGAAACGTAACTGCTGATACAATTAAGCATTACATTAAAGAATCGCAAGGAAAACCGAGTGAAGAGTCTCAATTGTATAGATTCATGAGATCCGAGCAAAGAAAACTTGATGATTTCTAA
- a CDS encoding IS630-like element ISMma9 family transposase (programmed frameshift), with protein MIKYTVTLTEDERRSLCELASKGKHNSQQILNALILLNCDKSELNVSHSTNEEISRVLNISMKKIDRVKKRFVEEGLEVALNGKESERIYNKKVDGDLEAHLVALSCSQPPEGFARWSLRLLADKAVELGYFEEISHETVRRTLKKNEIKPWQRKQWVIPPEQNSSFVANMEMVLDVYKRPFDPRNPVVCMDESPKQLIAETRIPIPCSTGKPEKYDYEYKRNGMCNIFLACEPLTGKRMVKITERKTKRDWAYFLEEIEVQHENADKITLVMDNLNTHIPGSLYETFPPPKAKALWDRFEFVYTPKHGSWLNMAEIELNVLTGQCLKRRMDNIEFVRKEVLAWQNYRNNKNSKVKWQFTTDDARIKLSRLYPTIED; from the exons ATGATTAAATATACTGTGACACTTACCGAAGATGAACGTAGATCTCTTTGTGAACTTGCTTCAAAGGGAAAACATAACTCTCAACAAATTCTCAATGCTCTGATTTTGCTTAATTGCGATAAAAGTGAATTGAATGTTAGCCATTCAACCAATGAAGAAATCTCACGTGTCCTGAATATTAGTATGAAAAAAATTGACCGTGTTAAGAAGAGATTTGTTGAAGAAGGTCTTGAAGTTGCCCTTAACGGGAAAGAAAGCGAGCGCATTTATAATAAAAAAGTTGATGGTGATCTTGAAGCCCATTTAGTCGCCCTTAGTTGCAGTCAACCCCCTGAAGGTTTTGCAAGATGGTCGTTAAGATTATTAGCCGATAAGGCTGTAGAACTTGGTTATTTCGAGGAAATTTCTCACGAAACAGTACGCCGTACTTTAAA AAAAAACGAAATCAAACCCTGGCAAAGGAAACAATGGGTAATTCCTCCAGAACAAAACAGTAGCTTTGTTGCGAATATGGAAATGGTTCTGGACGTTTATAAACGTCCATTTGATCCACGAAATCCTGTTGTGTGTATGGACGAATCCCCAAAACAATTGATTGCAGAAACCCGGATCCCTATCCCCTGCTCAACAGGGAAGCCAGAAAAGTACGATTATGAATACAAGCGAAATGGAATGTGCAATATATTCCTTGCCTGTGAACCGTTGACAGGGAAAAGAATGGTAAAGATCACTGAAAGAAAAACAAAGAGAGATTGGGCTTATTTTCTCGAAGAAATAGAAGTTCAACATGAAAATGCAGATAAAATTACGTTAGTAATGGACAATCTAAACACGCACATACCTGGATCTCTCTACGAAACATTTCCACCACCAAAAGCAAAGGCGCTATGGGACAGATTTGAGTTCGTCTACACGCCAAAACATGGAAGCTGGTTGAACATGGCAGAGATTGAACTGAATGTACTTACAGGTCAATGTTTAAAAAGGAGAATGGATAACATCGAGTTTGTCAGAAAAGAAGTTTTGGCATGGCAAAATTACAGAAACAACAAAAATTCAAAGGTTAAATGGCAATTTACAACAGATGATGCAAGGATAAAATTGTCACGTCTTTATCCGACTATTGAGGATTGA
- a CDS encoding IS630-like element ISMma9 family transposase (programmed frameshift), with protein MIKYTVTLTEDERRSLCELASKGKHNSQQILNALILLNCDKSELNVSHSTNEEISRVLNISMKKIDRVKKRFVEEGLEVALNGKESERIYNKKVDGDLEAHLVALSCSQPPEGFARWSLRLLADKAVELGYFEEISHETVRRTLKKNEIKPWQRKQWVIPPEQNSSFVANMEMVLDVYKRPFDPRNPVVCMDESPKQLIAETRIPIPCSTGKPEKYDYEYKRNGMCNIFLACEPLTGKRMVKITERKTKRDWAYFLEEIEVQHENADKITLVMDNLNTHIPGSLYETFPPPKAKALWDRFEFVYTPKHGSWLNMAEIELNVLTGQCLKRRMDNIEFVRKEVLAWQNYRNNKNSKVKWQFTTDDARIKLSRLYPTIED; from the exons AAACATAACTCTCAACAAATTCTCAATGCTCTGATTTTGCTTAATTGCGATAAAAGTGAATTGAATGTTAGCCATTCAACCAATGAAGAAATCTCACGTGTCCTGAATATTAGTATGAAAAAAATTGACCGTGTTAAGAAGAGATTTGTTGAAGAAGGTCTTGAAGTTGCCCTTAACGGGAAAGAAAGCGAGCGCATTTATAATAAAAAAGTTGATGGTGATCTTGAAGCCCATTTAGTCGCCCTTAGTTGCAGTCAACCCCCTGAAGGTTTTGCAAGATGGTCGTTAAGATTATTAGCCGATAAGGCTGTAGAACTTGGTTATTTCGAGGAAATTTCTCACGAAACAGTACGCCGTACTTTAAA AAAAAACGAAATCAAACCCTGGCAAAGGAAACAATGGGTAATTCCTCCAGAACAAAACAGTAGCTTTGTTGCGAATATGGAAATGGTTCTGGACGTTTATAAACGTCCATTTGATCCACGAAATCCTGTTGTGTGTATGGACGAATCCCCAAAACAATTGATTGCAGAAACCCGGATCCCTATCCCCTGCTCAACAGGGAAGCCAGAAAAGTACGATTATGAATACAAGCGAAATGGAATGTGCAATATATTCCTTGCCTGTGAACCGTTGACAGGGAAAAGAATGGTAAAGATCACTGAAAGAAAAACAAAGAGAGATTGGGCTTATTTTCTCGAAGAAATAGAAGTTCAACATGAAAATGCAGATAAAATTACGTTAGTAATGGACAATCTAAACACGCACATACCTGGATCTCTCTACGAAACATTTCCACCACCAAAAGCAAAGGCGCTATGGGACAGATTTGAGTTCGTCTACACGCCAAAACATGGAAGCTGGTTGAACATGGCAGAGATTGAACTGAATGTACTTACAGGTCAATGTTTAAAAAGGAGAATGGATAACATCGAGTTTGTCAGAAAAGAAGTTTTGGCATGGCAAAATTACAGAAACAACAAAAATTCAAAGGTTAAATGGCAATTTACAACAGATGATGCAAGGATAAAATTGTCACGTCTTTATCCGACTATTGAGGATTGA